A window from Gallus gallus isolate bGalGal1 chromosome 5, bGalGal1.mat.broiler.GRCg7b, whole genome shotgun sequence encodes these proteins:
- the OR5I1 gene encoding olfactory receptor 1052-like, which translates to MVQDNDTTVTSFILTGLTDRQDLQLPLFAVFSFIYGLTLLSNLGMILIIRFEPQLHTPMYFLLSSLSFLDVCYSSTITPNMLLNFLMVSNGVSYSGCLTQYGFFALFATTEMFLLAAMAYDRYMAICNPLLYTVIVTRKVCVLLIAGSYLGGAVNSLIHTLGLLRLSFCSLNVIDHFFCDLIPLLRLSCSDIHLNKTLVSVFGSVIEATTLAITVTSYFFIVITVLRIRSAKGRQKTFSTCASHFTSVFTFHGTILLMYFCPSSSHSLGTEKIVSVFYTVVVPLLNPLIYSLRNHDVKCAASKLLKRKVFMS; encoded by the coding sequence atggtcCAAGATAATGATACCACTGTGACTAGCTTCATTCTCACAGGATTAACTGATAGACAAGACCTGCAGCTTCcactgtttgctgttttttctttcatttatggGCTGACTTTGCTGAGCAATCTAGGAATGATATTGATCATTAGGTTTGAGCCACAACTGCATACCCCCATGTACTTCCTCCTTAGCAGCTTGTCCTTCTTAGATGTCTGCTATTCTTCCACCATTACTCCCAACATGCTGCTCAACTTTTTAATGGTGTCAAATGGAGTGTCGTACAGTGGATGCCTTACACAGTATGGCTTCTTTGCACTTTTTGCCACCACTGAGATGTTTCTCCTGGCAGCGATGGCATATGACCGCTACATGGCCATTTGTAACCCACTGCTCTACACCGTCATTGTGACCAGAAAGGTCTGTGTACTGTTAATAGCTGGATCGTATTTAGGGGGTGCTGTGAATTCTCTGATACACACCCTGGGCTTGCTAAGACTGTCCTTTTGCAGCTTGAATGTCATTGATCACTTTTTCTGTGATCTCATCCCTCTCCTAAGGCTCTCCTGCAGTGACATCCACCTTAACAAGACCCTTGTCTCTGTATTTGGCTCCGTAATTGAGGCAACCACTCTTGCAATCACTgtcacttcttattttttcatcGTTATCACGGTGCTGAGGATCCGCTCTGCCAAGGGCAggcaaaaaacattttccaccTGTGCTTCTCACTTTACAtctgttttcacatttcatGGCACAATCCTACTTATGTACTTCTGCCCCAGCTCCAGCCACTCATTAGGCACtgaaaaaattgtttctgtgtTCTACACCGTGGTCGTTCCTCTGCTCAATCCCCTGATCTACAGCTTGAGAAACCATGATGTGAAGTGTGCAGCAAGCAAGCTGCTGAAGAGGAAGGTCTTTATGTCCTGA